In the genome of Pongo pygmaeus isolate AG05252 chromosome 9, NHGRI_mPonPyg2-v2.0_pri, whole genome shotgun sequence, one region contains:
- the LOC129008530 gene encoding hemoglobin subunit delta, whose amino-acid sequence MVHLTPEEKTAVNALWGKVNVDAVGGEALGRLLVVYPWTQRFFESFGDLSSPDAVMGNPKVKAHGKKVLGAFSDGLAHLDNLKGTFSQLSELHCDKLHVDPENFRLLGNVLVCVLARNFGKEFTPQVQAAYQKVVAGVANALAHKYH is encoded by the exons ATGGTGCATCTGACTCCTGAGGAGAAGACTGCTGTCAATGCCCTGTGGGGCAAAGTGAATGTGGATGCAGTTGGTGGTGAGGCCCTGGGCAG ATTACTGGTGGTCTACCCTTGGACCCAGAGGTTCTTTGAGTCCTTTGGGGATCTATCCTCTCCTGATGCTGTTATGGGCAACCCTAAGGTGAAGGCTCATGGCAAGAAGGTGCTAGGTGCCTTTAGTGATGGCCTGGCTCACCTGGACAACCTCAAGGGCACTTTTTCTCAGCTGAGTGAGCTGCACTGTGACAAGCTGCACGTGGATCCTGAGAACTTCAGG CTCTTGGGCAATGTGCTGGTGTGTGTGCTGGCCCGCAACTTTGGCAAGGAATTCACCCCACAGGTGCAGGCTGCCTATCAGAAGGTGGTGGCTGGTGTGGCTAATGCCCTGGCTC